One Deltaproteobacteria bacterium genomic window carries:
- a CDS encoding response regulator, which produces MAAIRLLLVDDEEDFRITLANRLRKRHLEVLDVEDGYKAVETVREKPVDVAVVDVKMPGLDGLETLRQIKEINALIEVIMLTGHASVESGIEGMRLGAFDYLMKPCDINELILKIEDAYQRKLVQEKS; this is translated from the coding sequence ATGGCAGCGATCCGATTGTTATTGGTAGATGATGAGGAGGATTTTCGCATTACTTTGGCCAACCGGTTGAGAAAAAGGCATCTGGAAGTCCTGGATGTGGAAGATGGCTATAAAGCGGTTGAAACGGTCAGAGAAAAGCCGGTGGACGTGGCGGTAGTCGATGTTAAAATGCCCGGCCTGGACGGCCTGGAGACCTTGAGACAGATCAAAGAAATCAATGCCCTGATTGAAGTCATTATGCTGACCGGTCATGCATCGGTGGAATCAGGCATCGAAGGGATGCGTTTAGGGGCTTTTGATTATCTGATGAAGCCTTGTGACATCAATGAATTGATCCTGAAAATTGAAGATGCCTATCAACGAAAACTGGTTCAAGAAAAATCCTAA